The window GAATATGAATGCCTTCTTCGAAGCTCTTTGTAGCACTACTATAGGCTTTCGTTTTCAGAGCCTTAACGCCCAAAGCAAGGTGAACCATAGGCTCGACTTTGCTATCGAGAATTGGCTCGGCAAGCTCTTCGTTGGCCATATCGGCCTTGCTTTCGATTTTGGAAAGCTCTTTTGACAAGGCATCTTTGCTCTTGTCAGATTTTTCATCTTTGACAACAGCTTTTGTCTTTTCCTGGCTTCTTTCTTTTTTGGCTTTTGCCTTTTCTGCGGGAGTTAGTGTCTGTTCGTCTTTTTTAACTTCGGCCTTGGTTTGCTCGTCCTTGAGTGCTTTTTCGCGCGCACGTTCCTCAGCTTGAGCCTTTGCTCTGGCCATCATTTCGGTCATGCGATCTGCCAGCTTGAAGGCTGTATCATGATCACCAACTGCGAGGGTCAGGGAGAAATTGCGTTCAAGCAGAACCGGATTGTCAGGCTCCAACTCCAGGGCTTTGGAATAGAAATGAGCAGCAAGGCCAAGATCTTCTTCCTGTTGAGCCAAGCGGGCAGACAGATAATTGGCTGTCAAATTTCCCGGTAACCCTTCAAGTTTTTCAATAATTTGTGCGTCGGTCTCTGGAGAGGTCTTATCATCTTCAGCGGCGAAGACAGAGGTAACAAGTAGCAGGGATGCAGCGCCGGAAAGAAGAAATCGACGAAAGATGTGAAGATGCACCATGGACGAAAGGACCCCAAATCTAGACTCAAACTATATGCAGGCCAACCGACCTATCGATACATGCCAGGTCAACCAAAGTTGGAAGGTATGATGGATTACGCCAACAGCATGCAGCGAAGGTAAACGAAATGCCAAGGCCTAATAGTATTACCTGCTAAGAATCCAGCATGGCTTTTTTAGGGCAAAGGGGCAAGCGCCAACCTGCTGGACCCACAGGCAGACGGCTGTTTTTCTTCCTAAATCAGGTTCCAGTATTGCTTGGGTTGCAATAACAGGGGGATGGCAAGGACCATTGGAAAGTGGTAAAAAGGCTTCCCTCTCAACGAGGCAGTGGTTTTGAAAATCAGACCCACCCAAATTGGTGAGGTATAATTGCAGATCAGGAATTGGCAGACACAAAATTGGAAAATTATTTGCCAGTGTAAATCATCAGGGTATTTCAATGCAGCTATCTTCCATTATCAATCTCGACAAACATCCCATTGGTGAAGCCGAATACCGTGCCAGATGCAGACAACAGATTGATGATACCGGGGTCTTGATGCTGGGTGAATTCCTTACCCCTTCGGCAATCGAAGCGGTGAGACATGAGGGTGTCCGAAGTGAAGATCATGCCTATTTCTGCAAACAGGAACATAATGTCTATCTTACACCGTGTGATGATTCATATCCTATGGATCATCCACGAAATCGTGAAGTTATCTCCACGAAAGGCTGTATTCCTGATGATGTGATTGATGAAAGCTCTCCTTTGCGGGAGCTATATATGTCGGATGTTTTCAAGGGTTTTCTATGTGAAATTTTTGGAGAAAATGCCCTCTATCCCTATGCCGATAATGTGTCCTCGATCAATCTTCATTACGCAAAAAAAGGACAGGAACTGGGGTGGCATTTCGATAATTCGTCTTTCGCTATCACTTTGATGATTCAGGACACCGAATCTGGTGGTGCATTTGAATATGTTGCGAATGTTCGCGATGCTGACAAAGGCGAGATGAATTTTGCACAAGTCGGGCGCGTACTGGATGGGCAAGAGCCGGTTCAGATTCTTAATGCCGCCCCGGGAACACTCAGCCTGTTCCGTGGCCGAAATTCAATTCACCGTGTTGCCCCCAATGAAGGCGATCGCACCCGAATGCTCGCGGTGTTGGCCTATAATTCTGAGCCCGGCATTGCTTTGTCAGAAAATGCCCGCAAGACCTTCTACGGTCGCCTGGATTAGAAGCTAGCCATTGTGACCGGAAGGCATGGGAAAGAGGGTGTGAAACGCCTTTGTTCCTTTGTCATTGAAGCGAATGATACGAGTGCCTTCCTCTCTGTGTGCCCATTTTTGAGCATGGAAATGCTCAAGCAAAGCCTGCCCGAGTGAACCGGCCAGGTGAGTGCGACGATTGGACCAATCCAGGCATCCTTTGCAAAGCGGGCGGCGTTGCTTTTTGAGCGCCTTCAGATCAAGCCCCAACCCAAGAATGAAAGCCTCACCGTTGCCGGTTAAGTCAATCACTTCATCCGCTTCGGCGAGGAAGGTTTGATGGACCATGCTATCAAACATTTGAATGCCCATATCTCCCGCCAGATGATTATAGCAAATACGGGCATGACGCAGCTCTGCATCCTTGGGGCCAGTGCGTGTGCGTAGCATCCCGCGTTTGGCAGCCAATCCCATCATGCTTTCGAGTAACGCTCCCACATCTTCATCTGCCAATGCGAAATAGCGATGCCGCCCTTGTTTTCGCAAAGCAAGCAGGTTTGCAGCTTCCAGCTTTTTGAGATGAGAGCTTGCTGTCTGCAATGTGATGCCAGCTTCGCGAGCCAATTCGCTGGCCGTCAGTGCCTTGCCGCTTAGCAAGGCAACCAACATGTTGGCGCGAGCGGGGTCACCAATCAAGCTACCCAGTAGGGCTATATCGGGTCCTTCTTTCATGCTTCGATCTTAATCGAAGCATGAAAGAAGCGCAATATGGCAAAAGAAATGAAGACATCAACATGTTCATTGAAAGGACTAACTCATGCTGACCTGCTTCATTCGCTACCATATTGATCCAACCAAAAAGCATCTGTTTGAGCAATACGCCCAGAACTGGGGGCAAGCCATTCCGAGGAATGGTGCAGATCTGGTTGGTTATTATGCACCTCATGAAGGCTCGGCCACTTTAGCCTATGGTGTCTATCATATCGAAAGCCTGGCAGCCTATGAAGCCTATAGGAAACGTCTGGCAAATGACCCGTTGGGAATCGAGAATTATAAATTTGCTCAACGCGAGAAGTTTCTGTTGAGAGAAGACAGAACTTTTCTGAAACTGGCATCAGCACCACACAGCTCGCTTATTTTGCCTGCTCATTCCAAAGAGGAAGGATAGTCCATGATTGCCGTGATCTTTGAAGTAGAACCTCATGAGGAGCACAAGATGCTCTATATGGATATCGCTGCCAACTTGCGAGAAGAACTTGAGAAGATTGAGGGCTTCCTATCAGTTGAGCGTTTTCAAAGCCTGACCAATCCGGAAAAAATCCTGTCCTTGTCATTCTTTGAAAATGAAGAGGCTGTTGCCAGATGGCGTAATCTCGATATGCACAGATCAGCACAAGTGGCTGGAAGGAGTAAAGCGTTTGCCGGTTATCGTCTGCGTGTAGCTTCGGTCATTCGGGACTATGGCAAGAACCAGCGAGAACAGGCACCCGCAGACAGCAAGAATTTCCACGAGGTCTAGCCTGTCAGAAAAGAAAAGCCGCCCAGCGAGATCCGGGCGGCTTTGTAATTTACATAAGGAATTCGGCGCCTAGTGGGCTCGGCTGATACAGAACTCGACTGCGTCAATCAGAGCGGACTTGTGTGCACTATCCGGGAGGACATCCAGTGCTGCAATGGCATCTGCGCCAGCCTGACGCGCTTGTTGCAGGGTCTCCTCCAGTGCTTTGGTTTCGTCCAGAAGTTTCATGGCATGGGCAAGATCGCTCTCATCGAATTTGCGATCTTCCATCACACGCTTCCAGAAAGCTTTGTCTTCTTCAGAACCGCGCTCGTTGGCCAGAATGACAGGAAGGGTGATTTTCCCTTCTCGGAAATCATCACCCACATTCTTGCCAAGATCAGCGGCGGAGCCACCATAATCAAGCGCATCATCAATGAGCTGGAAAGCATTGCCCAGCTCCAGACCATAGGTGCGCAGAGCGACAATCTCCTGGTTCGGTCGGTTAGCCAGAATGGGACCAACTTCGGAAGCAGCAGCAAAGAGTGCTGCAGTCTTGGATCGGATGACTTCCATATATTCTGCACGGGTGGTTTTCATGTTCTGTGCGACTGATAGCTGCAGAACTTCCCCTTCGGCAATCACACAAGCAGCAGTCGATAAAACATCCAGAGCTTGCAGCGAGCCAACATCCACCATTACGCGGAAGGCCTGGCCCAACAAAAAGTCTCCAACCAGAACACTGGCCTGATTGCCCCAGAGCATGCGGGCTGCCAGTTTTCCACGGCGCATATCGCTTTCATCAACCACATCATCATGAAGCAGCGTAGCGGTATGCATGAACTCGACTGCCATGGCCAGTTTGACATGTCCATCCAACCCCTGGCCTTCAGAATCATAACCACACATTTGAGCCGCAGCCAAAGTCAGCATCGGGCGCAGGCGTTTGCCGCCGGAATCGATCAGGTGATTGGCCACTTCCGGAATCATCTGAACGTCGGATCCGGCTTTTTCCAGGATCAACTCATTCACTCGCCCCATGTCAGGGCGTACCAGATCAATCAGCGGCTGAATGCTGGCTTGTGATTTTTTCTTTTGGTCCATCGAGATCGCAACGCTCACAGGTTGGCTCCAGCTATTGGTTCCATCAACTCGGCGGGAGAATAGGGGGGCAAACAGGCAACAGCAAGAGCTCGTCCCCGCTTTTGTGATTAAATCAAGGTAAATTATGCGTTTATTGAACCATATTGATGAGGTCCAAGGCGCAATATGTCGCAGGGGAGCAAGCAACGGACCATAACTGGTGGCTTGCAATCACCCCTCAGGGTGTTAGAAGGCGAGATATCCTTTGCTCAACATGTTGTTTATATCCATGCAGGCTAGCTTCTTCTCTGTTCCATTTAAATGTGTTTCCTGGCGCATGCAGCGTCGTGTATCTGCAATTTGCGTGATCGGGTTACTGGTTGCATCCTGCTCGGAAATAGCTCCGGTTCCTTTTACGTCGATAGAAGGGAATTGGGCACCTCGTGGGGCAACTTGTGATGAAACAGCGCTGTATTTCCAGTTTCATGAAGGCTTGGCACTGCGTTTGGCGCGTTATGAACCCGCCAGCGATCTTCTTTTTCATTATCGTGATGTGCTGTATAAGGCACCCGCGAAGGGCCAATCCAATGGCTTGCTTTCCATGATGGTGAATATGCGAAAAGCGGCAAGCGACGGTAAAGATTGGGAAAAATGGTCTTTTACCTATCACATGAATGGTCGCTTGAGCCTTGCATCAATTGATGGAAATGAGATTGACAAGGCAGCCCAAGCAGAGCTCAGCAGGCGCTTCAGCCTTGAAAAATGCACCATCGATCAACTTCACGAGATCGAAGGCCAGAATAAAGCCGCAAATGAACCAGGTGTGACTGTTCCTGCCAGTGAATGATGTCCTGATTGTGAGATTGTCAGCTCTTGCTAAATCTGGGTAAAGCAGCCTAAATATCACAACAGATACGTTTGGCACCAAAGGGGCGTCTTTTGATAGAGCTGATCAAGACCAATAACGCAGTGACATTGTCATATGTCGAGGCCTTGCTGCGGGATTCTAACATTCCTTTTCAGGCCTTGGATCTGAATATGAGCACTTTGGAAGGGTCCTTGGGAATACTGCCACGCCGGATTTTGGTGGATGAGGAATATGAGGATCAAGCGCGCCGTTTAATGGAAGATGCTGGCTTGGCTCATGAAACCAGCGCACCTAAAAAATCCAAATAGATTTGTCTCTAAGTCGAAAATTCCATGATTGAATCTAGCTTGCCATCCTTGATCGAGAAGAGCGCCTGTCTCGTTAATGCGAGTGAAGTACCAAGCGATCTGGATCTGTCCGAGGATCAGTTTCTTGGCGGCAAATTCAGCTTGTTTCAACCTCGCAAGGGTCATCATCGTTCTGGCACTGACGCGGTGCTTTTGGCGGCATGTGTTCCAGCTCGGCAAGGACAGGTCGTAACGGATCTCGGTTCTGGCGTAGGTGCCGCCGGACTGTGTGTGGCGGCTAGAATTGGCAAGATTGATCTGTTGGCTGTCGAGCTGGATGAGACCGTGGCAGCGCTGGCTGACTTGAATATGCGTCGGTCAGATTGTCGTTCATTTCTGAACCGGGCCTCTGTTCTCAATTGTGATATAGCTTTGCGTGGTGTTGCGAGGATGGAAGCGGGGCTATCTGAGAATATCGCAGATCATGTGATTGCCAATCCACCTTATTACCGGCCGGAAAAGTTTCAGACCTCGCCTAATGAGGCTCGTGCAATGGCCCATATGCTCACAGATGAAGGAATGGAGCCCTGGTTTCGTACCGCTGTCTCCATTCTCAAGAAAGGCGGAACTTTCACTGTGGTGCAAAGAGCAGACGAATTACCGGAGCTCTTGCATCTGATGGAAGGGCGTTTCGGTGGCATCACGGTTCAGCCTTTTGCCGCAAGAGTGGGAGAAGCTGCGCACCGCGTGGTCATTCAGGGCAAAAAGCAGTCCCGTGCGCCATTCCGGTTGCTACCACCCATTGCCTTGCATGATGAAGGCAGTGACAAGCCAGGCGAGAAGGTCGAAGCCATCCATCGCCACGGCGCTGCGATTGATTTGAGCTAAAGCCCGGCTCTAACCAAGCTTTTGGCGAATGATGGTCTCAAAGATAGAGACGCCCGTCGCAATCAATTGATCCGGAAAATCAAAATCTGGATTGTGCAATTGTGGTTGCGCCTCACCAGATCCAAGCAGAAAGAGAGTAGAGGGGCAGTGATG is drawn from Cohaesibacter gelatinilyticus and contains these coding sequences:
- a CDS encoding HalD/BesD family halogenase — its product is MQLSSIINLDKHPIGEAEYRARCRQQIDDTGVLMLGEFLTPSAIEAVRHEGVRSEDHAYFCKQEHNVYLTPCDDSYPMDHPRNREVISTKGCIPDDVIDESSPLRELYMSDVFKGFLCEIFGENALYPYADNVSSINLHYAKKGQELGWHFDNSSFAITLMIQDTESGGAFEYVANVRDADKGEMNFAQVGRVLDGQEPVQILNAAPGTLSLFRGRNSIHRVAPNEGDRTRMLAVLAYNSEPGIALSENARKTFYGRLD
- a CDS encoding antibiotic biosynthesis monooxygenase family protein, whose protein sequence is MIAVIFEVEPHEEHKMLYMDIAANLREELEKIEGFLSVERFQSLTNPEKILSLSFFENEEAVARWRNLDMHRSAQVAGRSKAFAGYRLRVASVIRDYGKNQREQAPADSKNFHEV
- a CDS encoding polyprenyl synthetase family protein, with protein sequence MSVAISMDQKKKSQASIQPLIDLVRPDMGRVNELILEKAGSDVQMIPEVANHLIDSGGKRLRPMLTLAAAQMCGYDSEGQGLDGHVKLAMAVEFMHTATLLHDDVVDESDMRRGKLAARMLWGNQASVLVGDFLLGQAFRVMVDVGSLQALDVLSTAACVIAEGEVLQLSVAQNMKTTRAEYMEVIRSKTAALFAAASEVGPILANRPNQEIVALRTYGLELGNAFQLIDDALDYGGSAADLGKNVGDDFREGKITLPVILANERGSEEDKAFWKRVMEDRKFDESDLAHAMKLLDETKALEETLQQARQAGADAIAALDVLPDSAHKSALIDAVEFCISRAH
- a CDS encoding tRNA1(Val) (adenine(37)-N6)-methyltransferase, with the protein product MIESSLPSLIEKSACLVNASEVPSDLDLSEDQFLGGKFSLFQPRKGHHRSGTDAVLLAACVPARQGQVVTDLGSGVGAAGLCVAARIGKIDLLAVELDETVAALADLNMRRSDCRSFLNRASVLNCDIALRGVARMEAGLSENIADHVIANPPYYRPEKFQTSPNEARAMAHMLTDEGMEPWFRTAVSILKKGGTFTVVQRADELPELLHLMEGRFGGITVQPFAARVGEAAHRVVIQGKKQSRAPFRLLPPIALHDEGSDKPGEKVEAIHRHGAAIDLS
- a CDS encoding DUF2007 domain-containing protein, which gives rise to MIELIKTNNAVTLSYVEALLRDSNIPFQALDLNMSTLEGSLGILPRRILVDEEYEDQARRLMEDAGLAHETSAPKKSK
- a CDS encoding NIPSNAP family protein, which codes for MLTCFIRYHIDPTKKHLFEQYAQNWGQAIPRNGADLVGYYAPHEGSATLAYGVYHIESLAAYEAYRKRLANDPLGIENYKFAQREKFLLREDRTFLKLASAPHSSLILPAHSKEEG
- a CDS encoding ArsR/SmtB family transcription factor, with translation MKEGPDIALLGSLIGDPARANMLVALLSGKALTASELAREAGITLQTASSHLKKLEAANLLALRKQGRHRYFALADEDVGALLESMMGLAAKRGMLRTRTGPKDAELRHARICYNHLAGDMGIQMFDSMVHQTFLAEADEVIDLTGNGEAFILGLGLDLKALKKQRRPLCKGCLDWSNRRTHLAGSLGQALLEHFHAQKWAHREEGTRIIRFNDKGTKAFHTLFPMPSGHNG